One segment of Setaria viridis chromosome 4, Setaria_viridis_v4.0, whole genome shotgun sequence DNA contains the following:
- the LOC117853033 gene encoding L-arabinokinase isoform X2, protein MASAGGADRSPPPRRLVFAFYLTGHGFGHATRAIEVVRHLVDAGHEVHVATAVPEFVFTAEVRSPRLRIRRVLLDCGAVQADPLTVDPLATLEKYREAAVVPRESIVRAESEWLSSIKADLVVSDVVPVVCRVAADMGVRSVCIGNFSWDFIYSEYIMDAGYHHRSIVWQIAEDYSYCDILLRLPGYGPMPAFRNVIDVPLIVRGLRKSRSEVRKELGLEENAKVLVFNFGGQPAGWKLKQEWLPDGWICLVCGASDSQEVPPNFIKLAKDAYTPDVIAASDCMLGKIGYGAASEVLAYKLPLVFVHRDYFNEEPFLRNLLEHYQNSIEMIRSDFLAGHWKPYLLHALTLQPCYNGPINGGEVVAQILQDTAIGKECISDKFNGARRLQDAIVSGYKLQRATGRDVSIPDWYSLSETETSAGLTSKNVATKETAALCFEDFEILHGDLQGLTDTMEFLKSLSELDGNNLESPEKQQQERTAASVLFDWQKEIYIARAPGRLDVMGGIADYSGSLVLQMPLREACHVAVQRNHPSNQKLWKHTQARQLENAGLAPVIQIVSFGSELSNRAPTFDMDLSDFLDGEKPISYEKAREFFCQNPSQKWAAYVAGTILVLMTELGVQFTDSMSILVSSAVPEGKGVSSSASVEVATMSAIAAAYGLNITPRDLALLCQKVENHVVGAPCGVMDQMASACGEANKLLAMVCQPAEVKELVSIPTHLRFWGLDSGIRHSVGGGDYGSVRVGTYMGRKMIKCAASDLVSESSTSEAPVQSDCYKENGTGLLKSEAAMEYLCNLPPHRFEAAYAKDIPEVISGDAFLEKYGDHSDTVTVIDPKRSYSVKAPTRHPIYENFRVETFKTLLAAGNTDEQLSALGELMYQCHNSYSACGLGSDGTDRLVDLVQEMQHRTTSEGGSPSLFGAKITGGGSGGTVCVIGKNCARSSEEIVEIQQRYKAATGYLPVLFHGSSPGAAKFGYLKIRRRRS, encoded by the exons ATGGCATCCGCCGGTGGCGCCgaccgctccccgccgccgcgtcgcctgGTCTTCGCCTTCTACCTCACGGGCCACGGCTTCGGCCACGCCACCCGCGCCATCGAG GTGGTGCGGCACCTGGTCGATGCGGGGCACGAGGTGCACGTGGCGACGGCCGTGCCGGAGTTCGTCTTCACCGCCGAGGTGCGGTCCCCGCGCCTCCGCATCCGCAGGGTCCTACTCGACTGCGGCGCCGTCCAGGCCGATCCGCTCACCGTCGACCCCCTCGCCACGCTAGAGAAG TATCGTGAGGCGGCCGTGGTGCCCCGCGAGTCGATCGTGAGGGCCGAGTCCGAGTGGCTGAGCTCCATCAAGGCAGACCTAGTG GTATCGGATGTTGTTCCTGTGGTGTGCAGGGTGGCTGCAGATATGGGCGTTCGCTCTGTATGCATTGGGAATTTTAG CTGGGACTTCATATATTCTGAATATATCATGGATGCTGGATATCATCACCGATCTATTGTTTGGCAG ATAGCAGAAGATTATTCCTATTGTGACATCTTACTTCGATTACCTGGATATGGCCCAA TGCCGGCTTTCCGCAATGTCATTGATGTGCCTCTCATTGTAAGAGGATTGCGCAAATCTAGATCTGAG GTGAGGAAGGAACTTGGACTTGAGGAGAATGCTAAGGTGCTCGTTTTTAATTTTGGGGGGCAG CCAGCAGGATGGAAACTGAAGCAAGAATGGCTCCCTGATGGTTGGATCTGTTTG GTTTGTGGTGCTTCTGATTCTCAAGAGGTTCCACCGAACTTCATTAAGCTTGCGAAAGATGCTTACACACCTGATGTTATAGCGGCATCTGACTGCATGCTTG GAAAAATTGGATATGGAGCTGCAAGTGAGGTTTTAGCTTATAAGCTACCACTTGTGTTTGTTCACAGAGATTACTTTAATGAAGAACCATTTTTGCGAAATTTACTTGAG CACTACCAAAACAGCATTGAGATGATCAGAAGTGATTTTCTTGCTGGACACTGGAAACCTTACTTACTTCATGCTCTCACACTTCAACCATGCTACAATGGCCCAATAAACGGCGGCgag GTGGTTGCCCAGATCCTCCAGGACACTGCTATTGGAAAGGAATGTATTTCTGATAAA TTTAATGGTGCAAGAAGACTGCAAGATGCCATAGTGTCAGGGTATAAACTTCAAAGGGCTACTGGGAGAGATGTAAGCATTCCTGACTGGTACTCTCTGTCGGAGACAGAAACAAGTGCTGGTCTGACCTCAAAAAATGTTGCAACAAAGGAAACTGCAGCATT ATGTTTTGAAGACTTTGAGATACTCCATGGGGACCTGCAAGGATTAACAGATACGATGGAATTTTTGAAGAGCTTATCTGAACTTGATGGAAATAATTTGGAGAGCCCTGAGAAGCAACAGCAAGAGAGAACTGCTGCATCTGTTCTCTTTGACTGGCAG AAGGAAATATATATAGCAAGGGCACCTGGACGTTTAGATGTCATGGGTGGCATTGCTGATTATTCAGGAAGTCTTGTTTTGCAG ATGCCCCTTCGGGAAGCTTGCCATGTTGCTGTTCAGAGAAACCACCCCAGTAACCAGAAGCTTTGGAAACACACACAAGCAAGACAGCTCGAGAATGCAGGCCTGGCACCAGTGATACAAATT GTATCATTTGGTTCTGAGTTGAGTAACCGTGCACCGACTTTCGATATGGACCTGTCAGATTTTTTGGATGGTGAAAAACCAATATCCTATGAGAAAGCCAGAGAGTTTTTCTGTCAGAATCCATCCCAAAA ATGGGCTGCCTATGTTGCTGGAACAATTCTAGTTTTGATGACTGAGCTTGGTGTCCAGTTCACTGACAGCATGAGCATTCTG GTTTCATCCGCTGTACCAGAAGGCAAAGGTGTTTCTTCTTCTGCATCAGTGGAGGTTGCTACAATGTCTGCTATTGCCGCTGCCTATG GTTTAAACATCACCCCAAGGGATCTTGCTTTGCTTTGTCAGAAG GTTGAGAATCATGTTGTTGGAGCTCCTTGTGGGGTAATGGATCAAATGGCATCCGCGTGTGGAGAAGCTAACAAACTCCTTGCCATGGTTTGCCAG CCTGCAGAAGTGAAGGAATTGGTTAGCATACCAACTCATCTGCGATTCTGGGGTCTAGATTCAGGGATACGGCATAG TGTTGGAGGGGGAGATTACGGATCTGTAAGGGTAGGCACTTACATGGGACGAAAGATGATCAAGTGTGCAGCATCAGATTTAGTTTCAGAATCCTCAACTTCAGAGGCCCCTGTTCAGTCTGATTGTTATAAAGAAAATGGTACGGGTCTACTGAAATCTGAAGCTGCAATGGAGTATTTGTGCAACCTACCACCTCACAG ATTTGAAGCTGCTTATGCAAAAGATATTCCAGAGGTGATCAGTGGAGATGCATTTTTAGAGAAATATGGAGATCACAGTGACACAGTGACAGTTATTGATCCTAAAAGATCTTATAGTGTGAAGGCTCCTACTAGACATCCTATATATGAAAACTTCCGTGTTGAG ACCTTCAAAACATTGTTAGCAGCAGGCAATACAGATGAGCAATTGTCAGCCCTAGGAGAACTCATGTACCAG TGCCACAACAGCTACAGCGCGTGTGGCCTTGGTTCTGATGGGACTGACAGACTAGTTGATCTGGTACAAGAAATGCAACACAGGACGACATCAGAAGGTGGAAGCCCTAGTCTATTTGGCGCAAAGATCACCGGTGGAGGCTCCGGTGGCACAGTTTGTGTTATCGGGAAGAACTGCGCAAGGAGCAGCGAAGAGATCGTAGAG ATTCAGCAGAGGTACAAGGCTGCCACCGGGTACCTGCCCGTCCTTTTCCACGGGTCGTCTCCAGGAGCTGCGAAGTTCGGCTACCTGAAAATCCGGCGCCGTCGTTCCTAG
- the LOC117853033 gene encoding L-arabinokinase isoform X1, protein MASAGGADRSPPPRRLVFAFYLTGHGFGHATRAIEVVRHLVDAGHEVHVATAVPEFVFTAEVRSPRLRIRRVLLDCGAVQADPLTVDPLATLEKYREAAVVPRESIVRAESEWLSSIKADLVVSDVVPVVCRVAADMGVRSVCIGNFSWDFIYSEYIMDAGYHHRSIVWQIAEDYSYCDILLRLPGYGPMPAFRNVIDVPLIVRGLRKSRSEVRKELGLEENAKVLVFNFGGQPAGWKLKQEWLPDGWICLVCGASDSQEVPPNFIKLAKDAYTPDVIAASDCMLGKIGYGAASEVLAYKLPLVFVHRDYFNEEPFLRNLLEHYQNSIEMIRSDFLAGHWKPYLLHALTLQPCYNGPINGGEVVAQILQDTAIGKECISDKFNGARRLQDAIVSGYKLQRATGRDVSIPDWYSLSETETSAGLTSKNVATKETAAFRCFEDFEILHGDLQGLTDTMEFLKSLSELDGNNLESPEKQQQERTAASVLFDWQKEIYIARAPGRLDVMGGIADYSGSLVLQMPLREACHVAVQRNHPSNQKLWKHTQARQLENAGLAPVIQIVSFGSELSNRAPTFDMDLSDFLDGEKPISYEKAREFFCQNPSQKWAAYVAGTILVLMTELGVQFTDSMSILVSSAVPEGKGVSSSASVEVATMSAIAAAYGLNITPRDLALLCQKVENHVVGAPCGVMDQMASACGEANKLLAMVCQPAEVKELVSIPTHLRFWGLDSGIRHSVGGGDYGSVRVGTYMGRKMIKCAASDLVSESSTSEAPVQSDCYKENGTGLLKSEAAMEYLCNLPPHRFEAAYAKDIPEVISGDAFLEKYGDHSDTVTVIDPKRSYSVKAPTRHPIYENFRVETFKTLLAAGNTDEQLSALGELMYQCHNSYSACGLGSDGTDRLVDLVQEMQHRTTSEGGSPSLFGAKITGGGSGGTVCVIGKNCARSSEEIVEIQQRYKAATGYLPVLFHGSSPGAAKFGYLKIRRRRS, encoded by the exons ATGGCATCCGCCGGTGGCGCCgaccgctccccgccgccgcgtcgcctgGTCTTCGCCTTCTACCTCACGGGCCACGGCTTCGGCCACGCCACCCGCGCCATCGAG GTGGTGCGGCACCTGGTCGATGCGGGGCACGAGGTGCACGTGGCGACGGCCGTGCCGGAGTTCGTCTTCACCGCCGAGGTGCGGTCCCCGCGCCTCCGCATCCGCAGGGTCCTACTCGACTGCGGCGCCGTCCAGGCCGATCCGCTCACCGTCGACCCCCTCGCCACGCTAGAGAAG TATCGTGAGGCGGCCGTGGTGCCCCGCGAGTCGATCGTGAGGGCCGAGTCCGAGTGGCTGAGCTCCATCAAGGCAGACCTAGTG GTATCGGATGTTGTTCCTGTGGTGTGCAGGGTGGCTGCAGATATGGGCGTTCGCTCTGTATGCATTGGGAATTTTAG CTGGGACTTCATATATTCTGAATATATCATGGATGCTGGATATCATCACCGATCTATTGTTTGGCAG ATAGCAGAAGATTATTCCTATTGTGACATCTTACTTCGATTACCTGGATATGGCCCAA TGCCGGCTTTCCGCAATGTCATTGATGTGCCTCTCATTGTAAGAGGATTGCGCAAATCTAGATCTGAG GTGAGGAAGGAACTTGGACTTGAGGAGAATGCTAAGGTGCTCGTTTTTAATTTTGGGGGGCAG CCAGCAGGATGGAAACTGAAGCAAGAATGGCTCCCTGATGGTTGGATCTGTTTG GTTTGTGGTGCTTCTGATTCTCAAGAGGTTCCACCGAACTTCATTAAGCTTGCGAAAGATGCTTACACACCTGATGTTATAGCGGCATCTGACTGCATGCTTG GAAAAATTGGATATGGAGCTGCAAGTGAGGTTTTAGCTTATAAGCTACCACTTGTGTTTGTTCACAGAGATTACTTTAATGAAGAACCATTTTTGCGAAATTTACTTGAG CACTACCAAAACAGCATTGAGATGATCAGAAGTGATTTTCTTGCTGGACACTGGAAACCTTACTTACTTCATGCTCTCACACTTCAACCATGCTACAATGGCCCAATAAACGGCGGCgag GTGGTTGCCCAGATCCTCCAGGACACTGCTATTGGAAAGGAATGTATTTCTGATAAA TTTAATGGTGCAAGAAGACTGCAAGATGCCATAGTGTCAGGGTATAAACTTCAAAGGGCTACTGGGAGAGATGTAAGCATTCCTGACTGGTACTCTCTGTCGGAGACAGAAACAAGTGCTGGTCTGACCTCAAAAAATGTTGCAACAAAGGAAACTGCAGCATT CAGATGTTTTGAAGACTTTGAGATACTCCATGGGGACCTGCAAGGATTAACAGATACGATGGAATTTTTGAAGAGCTTATCTGAACTTGATGGAAATAATTTGGAGAGCCCTGAGAAGCAACAGCAAGAGAGAACTGCTGCATCTGTTCTCTTTGACTGGCAG AAGGAAATATATATAGCAAGGGCACCTGGACGTTTAGATGTCATGGGTGGCATTGCTGATTATTCAGGAAGTCTTGTTTTGCAG ATGCCCCTTCGGGAAGCTTGCCATGTTGCTGTTCAGAGAAACCACCCCAGTAACCAGAAGCTTTGGAAACACACACAAGCAAGACAGCTCGAGAATGCAGGCCTGGCACCAGTGATACAAATT GTATCATTTGGTTCTGAGTTGAGTAACCGTGCACCGACTTTCGATATGGACCTGTCAGATTTTTTGGATGGTGAAAAACCAATATCCTATGAGAAAGCCAGAGAGTTTTTCTGTCAGAATCCATCCCAAAA ATGGGCTGCCTATGTTGCTGGAACAATTCTAGTTTTGATGACTGAGCTTGGTGTCCAGTTCACTGACAGCATGAGCATTCTG GTTTCATCCGCTGTACCAGAAGGCAAAGGTGTTTCTTCTTCTGCATCAGTGGAGGTTGCTACAATGTCTGCTATTGCCGCTGCCTATG GTTTAAACATCACCCCAAGGGATCTTGCTTTGCTTTGTCAGAAG GTTGAGAATCATGTTGTTGGAGCTCCTTGTGGGGTAATGGATCAAATGGCATCCGCGTGTGGAGAAGCTAACAAACTCCTTGCCATGGTTTGCCAG CCTGCAGAAGTGAAGGAATTGGTTAGCATACCAACTCATCTGCGATTCTGGGGTCTAGATTCAGGGATACGGCATAG TGTTGGAGGGGGAGATTACGGATCTGTAAGGGTAGGCACTTACATGGGACGAAAGATGATCAAGTGTGCAGCATCAGATTTAGTTTCAGAATCCTCAACTTCAGAGGCCCCTGTTCAGTCTGATTGTTATAAAGAAAATGGTACGGGTCTACTGAAATCTGAAGCTGCAATGGAGTATTTGTGCAACCTACCACCTCACAG ATTTGAAGCTGCTTATGCAAAAGATATTCCAGAGGTGATCAGTGGAGATGCATTTTTAGAGAAATATGGAGATCACAGTGACACAGTGACAGTTATTGATCCTAAAAGATCTTATAGTGTGAAGGCTCCTACTAGACATCCTATATATGAAAACTTCCGTGTTGAG ACCTTCAAAACATTGTTAGCAGCAGGCAATACAGATGAGCAATTGTCAGCCCTAGGAGAACTCATGTACCAG TGCCACAACAGCTACAGCGCGTGTGGCCTTGGTTCTGATGGGACTGACAGACTAGTTGATCTGGTACAAGAAATGCAACACAGGACGACATCAGAAGGTGGAAGCCCTAGTCTATTTGGCGCAAAGATCACCGGTGGAGGCTCCGGTGGCACAGTTTGTGTTATCGGGAAGAACTGCGCAAGGAGCAGCGAAGAGATCGTAGAG ATTCAGCAGAGGTACAAGGCTGCCACCGGGTACCTGCCCGTCCTTTTCCACGGGTCGTCTCCAGGAGCTGCGAAGTTCGGCTACCTGAAAATCCGGCGCCGTCGTTCCTAG